Genomic window (Candidatus Microthrix parvicella Bio17-1):
AGTCGAAGTAGCCGTTGTCGAAGACCCCGTTGGAGCATGCCACTGCCAAGGCCAGGGTGGTGACCGCCAGGTACACCCCGCGGATGCGCAGCGCCGGAAGACCCACCACCACCGCCGCAACCGCCCCGGCACCCGCACCCATGCAGATGGCCAGCGCCGGATCGACCGCGTGAGTCTGATTGGCCCAGGCAAACACCGCGCCGCCCATGCCGGCGAAGGCCATCTGCCCAAGGCTCAGCTGACCCGCCCAACCGGACAGAATCACCAGCGACACGCCGACGCTTGCGATGATCAGCACCGCTCCCAACTTCAACATGGCGCCCGTGGACAAGACGAACGGACACACCGCAAGAGCCGTCACACCGAGCGAGACCAACCCCAACCTGGCGGCGGTCACCTCCCAGCGCCGGGCCAGTTCTGCGGGCACCGGCCGAACGTCGGAGGCCAGGCGCCACGACGAGGTGTCGTCACGGTCCGCCCGGGTGACCCCCATGCGCCGCAACAACAGCGCACCGATGATGATGGCGGCCAGCAACGGCGCCACCAGTGCGCCATCGCCGGTTTGGAACCGCACCGCAAGCTCGAGAACGCCCAGCACCACCGACGAGAACACGATGACTCCCACGTGCGTCATGCGGCCCAGCACCAGGGCGGCGATGGCCCGGAGCAGCAGACCGAGGCTGGTGCCATACCCAACTCCCAGGCCTCCGGTGCCCGCGGTGAGGAAGAGGGCCACGAACGCTCCGACAGTTGCCAGCGTCCAGATCAGGCTCTGGAGCCGCTTCACCGGAATGCCAAGCGTCAGCGCACGGGAGCTGCGGTCGGCCGAGGCACGAATTGCGACCCCAAGCGCCGTTCGGTTGAGAACCAACACCAATCCGATCAGCAGCAACGGCACCACGAAGAGCGCCACCAGGTCGGAACCGTCGAACACGGTCCCACCGATCTCAATGGACATACCAAAAGGTTCGGGCAAGGAACGCACCGACGGCGAGGCCCCCCAGGCGCGCGGCAGGATCAGGGCACCGAAGCCGAGCAGCTGGGCGAGGCCAATGGTGGCCACGGTGATAAGCACCCGCGGCGCGTCGAAGAAGCGGCGGATGATCAGGCCCTCCACCGCCACGCCCAGCACCACCGCCGCCGCCAGCCCGGCGGCCGCGCACGCCCAATAGTTCCAGCCCCATTGATCGGCGAGCAGCACGGCCAGGGTGGCCGGCACGATACCCAGGTCACCGGCGGCAAAGTTGATGACCCGGCTGGCGCGCCACACGAGCGCCAGGCCAACCGCAGCCAACGAGCCGACGAGGCCGGCCAGCGCGCCGGCGACGAAGGTGCCCAACGGTACGGGCAACAGCACCAACTGAGCCACCAGCAGCACGGCAGGCGCCAAATACGGCGACGCGCTGTGACGCCAGTCCATCGAACCCTG
Coding sequences:
- a CDS encoding ABC transporter permease subunit, with the translated sequence MTAGGQGSMDWRHSASPYLAPAVLLVAQLVLLPVPLGTFVAGALAGLVGSLAAVGLALVWRASRVINFAAGDLGIVPATLAVLLADQWGWNYWACAAAGLAAAVVLGVAVEGLIIRRFFDAPRVLITVATIGLAQLLGFGALILPRAWGASPSVRSLPEPFGMSIEIGGTVFDGSDLVALFVVPLLLIGLVLVLNRTALGVAIRASADRSSRALTLGIPVKRLQSLIWTLATVGAFVALFLTAGTGGLGVGYGTSLGLLLRAIAALVLGRMTHVGVIVFSSVVLGVLELAVRFQTGDGALVAPLLAAIIIGALLLRRMGVTRADRDDTSSWRLASDVRPVPAELARRWEVTAARLGLVSLGVTALAVCPFVLSTGAMLKLGAVLIIASVGVSLVILSGWAGQLSLGQMAFAGMGGAVFAWANQTHAVDPALAICMGAGAGAVAAVVVGLPALRIRGVYLAVTTLALAVACSNGVFDNGYFDWIPTGSFAGHRPALLGRIPMDTPAELYLLALGLLVVSLLAATALRRSRSGRVLIAIRENEDATRAYGVAVTQAKLAAFAVSGAIAGAAGAVFTLHQGAFKQALFLPEESVATFIGVVLGGLASLPGAVIGAFILRGSGWLLPAPWNLFATAAGALFVLLVMPDGVGGALVRFRDLMLSNLARRRGIIVPSLSDLGDPEVLTDASAGPADESVDESAEVSP